A portion of the uncultured Fibrobacter sp. genome contains these proteins:
- a CDS encoding FISUMP domain-containing protein gives MNGLVKIVLFFAIPVIFSSCIFDDEEEGEKWNVAKVCPETGSNSYGMPNRGTFTDERDGNVYHYTTIGDQVWMAENLRFELPHPYSMCYGMEYCYPKKRSLTDTATTCFKDTTKLTDIAQRMQLVCIDNDCIVEEYCKKFGRYYALKEGVPNTDYALLNRDVVDTVCPKGWHLPTKAEWMILGKNVEYEYFRLTSDDSLLADRYIRAESNECGFSALLGGYINENGSLNRMFLTVGYYWTSTARSESSVETMLFIANGDPTPFGPDAGFNTIRCIMDSPMSTQRLDTP, from the coding sequence ATGAATGGACTTGTCAAGATTGTTCTTTTTTTTGCCATTCCTGTCATTTTTTCCTCGTGTATTTTTGACGACGAGGAAGAAGGGGAAAAGTGGAATGTAGCGAAGGTGTGCCCGGAAACGGGTTCGAACTCCTATGGCATGCCCAATCGCGGCACATTCACCGATGAACGAGATGGAAACGTCTATCACTATACAACTATTGGTGACCAAGTTTGGATGGCGGAGAACTTAAGGTTTGAGTTGCCGCATCCGTATAGCATGTGTTATGGAATGGAATATTGTTATCCTAAAAAAAGATCTTTAACAGATACGGCGACTACTTGTTTTAAAGATACCACAAAACTTACCGATATAGCCCAAAGAATGCAGTTAGTTTGTATCGACAATGACTGTATAGTCGAGGAATATTGCAAGAAATTTGGCAGGTACTATGCGCTCAAGGAGGGGGTGCCGAATACGGACTATGCTCTCTTGAACCGTGATGTAGTAGATACCGTGTGTCCAAAGGGGTGGCATCTGCCTACAAAAGCGGAGTGGATGATTTTGGGAAAAAATGTTGAATATGAGTATTTTAGATTGACCAGTGATGATTCTCTATTAGCAGATAGGTATATTAGAGCGGAAAGTAATGAGTGCGGATTTTCTGCTTTGCTTGGCGGGTATATTAATGAAAATGGATCTTTAAATAGAATGTTTCTTACTGTAGGTTATTATTGGACATCTACGGCAAGAAGCGAGAGTTCAGTGGAGACTATGCTTTTTATTGCCAATGGAGACCCGACCCCTTTTGGTCCTGATGCTGGCTTTAACACTATTCGTTGCATAATGGACAGTCCCATGTCAACTCAGAGGTTGGATACCCCTTGA
- a CDS encoding FISUMP domain-containing protein produces the protein MWKNSVIASIFIAGIFTACVSDDDEEEKWNAAEVCPDSKRGTFTDERDGQVYKYTTIGNQVWMAENLKYDAEYSVCLEKFDKYENFCNQYGRFYSLQKNEKYRENLDENLVSGVCPAGWHLPSLAEWKTMIEIMGGFSQQSSALRLKSGSEWSNGTGENACGFLAKPAGVYVNEEEGVHFVRYDAVFWTSTKDGSQDYYTIKIEKEVSVFNHFPKMSIRCLKD, from the coding sequence ATGTGGAAAAATAGTGTAATAGCAAGCATTTTTATCGCGGGCATTTTTACTGCTTGCGTTTCCGATGACGATGAAGAAGAAAAGTGGAACGCTGCGGAAGTGTGTCCCGATAGTAAACGGGGAACTTTCACTGACGAGCGCGATGGACAGGTGTATAAATATACCACCATCGGCAATCAGGTATGGATGGCCGAGAATTTGAAATATGATGCGGAGTATAGTGTTTGTCTAGAAAAATTTGACAAATATGAAAACTTCTGTAACCAGTATGGAAGGTTCTATTCCTTGCAAAAAAATGAAAAATACAGGGAAAATTTGGATGAAAATCTTGTGAGCGGGGTCTGTCCCGCTGGCTGGCATCTGCCATCTCTTGCAGAATGGAAAACCATGATTGAAATTATGGGAGGATTCTCCCAGCAGTCGTCTGCATTACGGTTGAAGAGTGGAAGTGAATGGTCTAATGGTACTGGGGAGAATGCTTGCGGTTTTTTAGCAAAGCCGGCAGGCGTGTACGTAAACGAGGAAGAAGGGGTCCATTTTGTTCGGTATGATGCCGTTTTCTGGACATCCACAAAAGATGGTTCTCAAGATTACTATACGATAAAAATTGAAAAGGAAGTTTCCGTTTTCAATCATTTCCCCAAAATGTCGATTCGCTGCTTGAAAGATTAG
- a CDS encoding FISUMP domain-containing protein, translating to MNKLYLSALFIFPLLMSCTTDPDDGDDGWDAAKVCPETGSNSYGIPNRGTFTDERDGNVYRYTTIGEQVWMAENLRYDSEFSGCMDHFGDSCKTFGLYYSLYEKIPPSQYVVNDSIFGFICPNGWHIPSLDEWKTMIKKMGDKAALRLKGGKYWGNNREAGTDECSFNALPAGALNYTGSMSSFLTEAFFSTTKKNEDGNLNVVVLDVDFRYGYFFSRTSTRCVKD from the coding sequence ATGAATAAGTTGTATCTTTCTGCTTTGTTTATTTTTCCCCTATTGATGTCGTGTACGACAGATCCAGATGATGGTGACGATGGTTGGGATGCTGCGAAAGTGTGCCCGGAAACGGGATCGAACTCCTATGGCATACCTAACCGCGGCACATTTACTGATGAACGAGATGGTAATGTCTATCGTTATACTACGATTGGTGAACAAGTCTGGATGGCTGAGAACCTGAGGTATGATTCAGAGTTTAGCGGATGTATGGACCATTTTGGCGATTCTTGCAAAACCTTTGGTCTCTATTATTCGTTGTATGAGAAAATACCGCCTTCTCAATACGTCGTAAATGATTCAATATTTGGATTTATTTGTCCTAACGGGTGGCATATTCCTTCGTTGGATGAATGGAAAACGATGATTAAAAAAATGGGTGATAAAGCTGCGCTTAGACTGAAGGGGGGAAAGTATTGGGGGAATAATCGTGAAGCTGGAACAGATGAATGTTCATTTAACGCTTTGCCTGCTGGTGCGCTTAATTATACAGGTTCCATGTCATCTTTTCTTACAGAGGCTTTTTTTTCAACAACAAAAAAAAATGAAGATGGAAATTTGAATGTTGTTGTGTTGGATGTTGATTTTCGCTATGGTTATTTCTTTTCTAGAACATCAACACGTTGCGTAAAGGATTAG